A window from Acidobacteriota bacterium encodes these proteins:
- a CDS encoding S41 family peptidase, with product MRRVRVPSAAVVAVLAAAIGFGVGAATAQTQERVRARYMIYAQALAEIEQGYVEPVDARCTSSRDAPCGTEALVYDSIDGMLRTLDPHSSFFTPRDFRLMRERQEGRYSGIGIQIAPMTTPPGVVVTSLFEGSPAYRAGIRRGDVIARINGEDAQDTWSTQDVVDRVKGPKGTTVNIGIRRPGVDELIALTVARDEIRIPSVRASFMLEPATGYVRLQDFSETTNAELGQALTKLKAAGMQRLMLDLRDNPGGPLNQAIEVASRFLRKGEMVVYTRGRIPNSDDDYLAPQTGDYTDVPLIVLVDRQSASASEIVSGAMQDHDRGLVVGETTFGKALVQSVYNLSNGAGLALTTGRYYTPSGRLIQRPWDGAFDEYLTYALRDQEEPRPHSPADLKLTDGKRKVYSGGGVEPDHFIAGPEGFNPSRFGRSLQQSGRFVGFAERFTKEGDERPGSRSSAKAHRVSAGWQVTDDLVQEFRQYLQDQRLSIDEAAFAADLPFIKAMIKYEVDVDLFGVEEARRNLSAVDPQVRGALGFFDDAAKLLASR from the coding sequence ATGCGCAGGGTTCGCGTGCCTTCTGCGGCCGTGGTGGCCGTGCTCGCCGCGGCAATCGGGTTCGGCGTCGGCGCCGCCACGGCGCAGACGCAGGAACGCGTGCGCGCCCGCTACATGATCTACGCGCAGGCGCTCGCGGAAATCGAGCAGGGCTACGTCGAGCCGGTGGACGCCCGCTGCACGAGCTCCCGCGATGCGCCGTGTGGGACGGAAGCGCTCGTCTACGACTCGATCGACGGAATGCTGCGGACGCTCGACCCACACTCGAGCTTCTTCACGCCGCGCGACTTCCGGCTGATGCGCGAACGGCAGGAAGGCCGCTATTCCGGCATCGGGATCCAGATTGCGCCCATGACGACGCCGCCGGGCGTGGTCGTGACGTCGCTCTTCGAGGGATCGCCGGCGTACCGGGCCGGCATTCGCCGCGGCGACGTCATCGCGCGCATCAACGGCGAGGACGCGCAGGACACCTGGTCCACGCAGGATGTCGTGGACCGCGTGAAGGGGCCGAAGGGCACCACCGTGAACATCGGCATCCGTCGTCCAGGCGTCGACGAGCTGATTGCGCTCACGGTCGCGCGCGACGAGATCCGGATCCCCAGCGTCCGGGCGTCGTTCATGCTGGAGCCGGCCACCGGCTACGTCCGCCTGCAGGACTTCTCCGAGACCACCAACGCCGAGCTGGGCCAGGCGCTGACGAAGCTCAAGGCCGCGGGCATGCAGCGGCTGATGCTCGATCTGCGCGACAACCCTGGCGGTCCGCTGAACCAGGCGATCGAAGTGGCCAGCCGCTTCCTCCGAAAAGGCGAGATGGTCGTCTACACGCGCGGCCGCATCCCCAATTCCGACGACGACTACCTGGCGCCGCAGACGGGCGACTACACCGACGTGCCGCTCATCGTGCTGGTCGATCGGCAGAGCGCCAGCGCCTCGGAGATCGTGAGCGGCGCGATGCAGGATCACGATCGCGGGCTCGTCGTCGGCGAGACGACGTTCGGCAAGGCTCTCGTCCAGTCGGTGTACAACCTCTCGAACGGCGCCGGGCTGGCACTCACGACCGGCCGGTACTACACGCCCAGCGGCCGGCTGATCCAGCGTCCGTGGGACGGCGCCTTCGACGAGTACCTCACCTATGCGCTCCGCGATCAGGAAGAGCCGCGCCCCCATTCGCCGGCCGACCTCAAGCTCACGGACGGCAAGCGCAAGGTGTACAGCGGCGGTGGCGTCGAGCCGGACCATTTCATCGCCGGTCCCGAGGGATTCAACCCGAGCCGGTTCGGCCGGTCGCTCCAGCAGTCGGGACGGTTCGTTGGATTTGCCGAGCGCTTCACGAAAGAAGGCGACGAGCGCCCGGGCTCCCGCTCGTCGGCGAAAGCCCATCGGGTGTCGGCCGGCTGGCAAGTGACCGACGATCTCGTGCAGGAGTTCCGGCAATACCTCCAGGACCAGCGCCTGTCGATCGACGAGGCCGCCTTTGCCGCCGATCTGCCGTTTATCAAGGCCATGATCAAGTACGAGGTGGACGTCGATCTGTTCGGCGTAGAAGAGGCGCGCCGCAATCTCTCGGCCGTCGATCCCCAGGTCCGGGGTGCGCTCGGCTTCTTCGACGACGCGGCGAAGCTGCTCGCATCGCGCTGA
- the tatC gene encoding twin-arginine translocase subunit TatC has protein sequence MSTDSSRIGQTIAHDAEFEQAEELDDRSRMGFLDHLDELRRRILYSLYAVLGCVAVTFWYWEPMFRYLVSYFRDNSAGGEVVYTNATAGFMFSLKVSGLAALVVASPFVFMQVWLFVAPGLYRREKRMAVPFVFFSSLLFFAGAAFAHYVGFPTMWRFLASYQIAGVKFLPQLDDTFGFYVYTLLGAGIVFQLPMLVFALARFGLVTAKFLARHFKYAVLVIFVLAAVITPSADVVSQTVIAAPMIVLYIVSIGVAWLFGKKRPADA, from the coding sequence ATGAGCACCGACTCCTCACGCATCGGCCAGACCATCGCCCACGACGCTGAATTCGAGCAGGCCGAGGAACTCGACGACCGGTCGAGGATGGGGTTCCTCGACCACCTGGACGAGCTTCGACGCAGGATTCTCTACTCGCTCTACGCGGTGCTCGGCTGCGTGGCCGTGACGTTCTGGTACTGGGAGCCGATGTTCCGGTACCTCGTGAGCTACTTCCGCGACAACTCGGCCGGCGGCGAAGTGGTGTACACGAACGCCACCGCCGGCTTCATGTTCAGCCTGAAGGTCTCGGGGCTCGCGGCGCTGGTCGTCGCGTCGCCCTTCGTCTTCATGCAGGTCTGGCTGTTCGTCGCGCCCGGTCTCTACCGTCGCGAGAAGCGGATGGCCGTGCCGTTCGTCTTCTTCTCGTCGCTGCTCTTCTTCGCCGGCGCCGCGTTCGCGCACTACGTGGGATTCCCGACGATGTGGCGGTTCCTGGCGAGCTATCAGATCGCCGGCGTGAAGTTCCTGCCGCAGCTCGACGACACGTTCGGGTTCTACGTCTACACGCTGCTCGGGGCCGGCATCGTCTTCCAGTTGCCGATGCTGGTGTTCGCACTCGCGCGCTTCGGGCTCGTCACGGCGAAGTTCCTGGCGCGCCATTTCAAGTACGCCGTGCTCGTCATCTTCGTGCTGGCCGCCGTCATCACGCCGTCGGCCGACGTCGTCAGCCAGACGGTCATCGCGGCGCCGATGATCGTGCTCTACATCGTGAGCATCGGGGTGGCGTGGCTGTTCGGCAAGAAACGCCCCGCCGACGCCTGA
- a CDS encoding TatA/E family twin arginine-targeting protein translocase codes for MGPLGFPEMVVIFVIALLVFGPRKLPELGRSLGKGLSEFKRASNDLRNTLDDEIRNEERRSAITTPVEPARVEAPATSSYDAPAVEPDTVARGQQSA; via the coding sequence ATGGGTCCACTTGGCTTTCCGGAAATGGTCGTGATCTTCGTCATCGCTCTGCTCGTGTTCGGGCCGAGGAAGCTGCCCGAGCTGGGCCGGTCGCTCGGCAAGGGCCTGTCGGAGTTCAAGCGGGCGTCCAACGACCTGCGCAACACGCTCGACGACGAAATCCGCAACGAAGAGCGGCGGTCGGCGATCACCACGCCGGTCGAGCCGGCCCGTGTCGAGGCGCCGGCCACGTCGTCATACGACGCCCCTGCCGTCGAGCCGGACACCGTGGCTCGGGGGCAGCAGTCCGCGTGA
- a CDS encoding OmpA family protein, which produces MTRLAGASLIIMVVSGSTALAAPQQSSAPAPQQTSESTSARKTTTTTSGTTGMWFVPTSDVLPSRKWSVSFYRTNLDDGQGFADISTFPATVAVGLGDRAELFASWSLLTRIDRDTRPLFFSGDDSLGTGGGIIPNFPLLRREWVSKRGDLWLGGKVGWPVGGPGGPAGFAVRAMLRAPTGDKDAGTTSGKADVAVDAIVSGGNRVVEVAGYGGFISRGNPSGYSLTNGIRWGVGAAFPQRYNLGLRVTTELFGERYLDDTVTAPAGQFGSDGSPVPTSTTVKGPVVAAIGLTWQAPNGFFVGAAASWNVGMHNREDAGYPNTPKDDKGLQVRIGFHPSGRSERAPSLAGPGGPGGPAGPVAGGPAGPGGQAGPGGPAAAPAGPAGGGPAQPGAGGPGGPGAAPAPTAAANRPPTVKADCNPCSVEVGRTSVVTADAQDPDGDPLTYQWTAPSGTLASPASRQSNWTAPMSPGSVPVRVGVNDGRGGTASDTVTIQVTQPRQFTFEDVHFEFDRFNLRPDALQVLDQAVTAMQANPTLRLDIEGHTCSIGTAEYNLALGDRRARAVRDYLLSRGIPTARLRTVSYGEERPKYDNSREITRRLNRRAALVVTLQ; this is translated from the coding sequence ATGACGCGACTGGCTGGAGCAAGCCTCATCATCATGGTGGTCTCCGGATCCACCGCCCTCGCCGCCCCCCAGCAATCCAGCGCCCCCGCGCCGCAGCAGACCAGCGAGTCGACGTCAGCGCGCAAGACCACGACGACGACCTCGGGCACGACCGGGATGTGGTTCGTGCCGACGAGCGACGTGCTGCCATCGCGGAAGTGGTCGGTCTCGTTCTACCGGACCAACCTCGATGACGGCCAGGGCTTCGCCGACATCTCGACGTTCCCGGCGACGGTCGCAGTCGGCCTCGGCGACCGTGCGGAACTGTTCGCCAGTTGGTCGCTCCTCACGCGCATCGACCGTGACACGCGTCCGCTCTTTTTCAGCGGAGACGACTCATTGGGCACCGGCGGCGGGATCATCCCGAACTTCCCGCTGCTGCGCCGCGAGTGGGTCAGCAAGCGGGGCGACCTCTGGCTCGGCGGCAAGGTGGGCTGGCCGGTCGGCGGACCAGGGGGGCCGGCCGGGTTCGCCGTGCGGGCCATGCTCAGAGCGCCCACGGGAGACAAGGACGCGGGTACCACCAGCGGCAAGGCTGACGTCGCCGTGGACGCCATCGTCTCGGGCGGCAACCGGGTGGTCGAAGTCGCCGGCTACGGCGGCTTCATCTCCCGTGGAAACCCGTCCGGCTACTCGTTGACGAACGGAATCCGCTGGGGCGTCGGCGCGGCGTTCCCTCAGCGCTACAACCTCGGGCTCCGCGTCACGACCGAGCTCTTCGGCGAACGGTATCTCGACGACACCGTCACGGCGCCGGCCGGGCAGTTCGGCAGCGACGGGTCACCCGTGCCGACGAGCACCACGGTCAAGGGACCGGTGGTCGCCGCGATCGGCTTGACCTGGCAGGCACCGAACGGCTTCTTCGTCGGCGCGGCCGCGAGCTGGAACGTCGGCATGCACAACCGCGAAGATGCCGGGTATCCGAACACGCCGAAGGACGACAAGGGCCTCCAAGTGCGAATCGGGTTCCACCCCTCCGGCCGGAGCGAACGCGCGCCGAGCCTGGCGGGGCCCGGTGGTCCCGGCGGTCCAGCCGGACCCGTTGCCGGCGGACCGGCAGGACCAGGCGGGCAGGCAGGACCGGGTGGGCCGGCGGCGGCCCCAGCGGGACCCGCCGGCGGCGGCCCCGCGCAGCCTGGCGCGGGCGGCCCTGGCGGACCAGGAGCGGCACCAGCGCCGACCGCGGCGGCCAACCGGCCGCCGACCGTGAAGGCCGACTGCAATCCCTGCTCGGTGGAAGTCGGCCGCACGTCGGTCGTCACCGCAGATGCCCAGGATCCAGACGGCGATCCGCTGACCTACCAGTGGACCGCCCCGTCGGGGACGCTGGCCTCGCCGGCCAGCCGGCAGTCGAACTGGACGGCGCCGATGAGCCCAGGGTCGGTCCCCGTCAGGGTCGGCGTCAACGACGGCCGCGGCGGCACGGCGAGCGACACGGTCACGATCCAGGTCACCCAGCCTCGGCAGTTCACGTTCGAGGACGTGCACTTCGAGTTCGACCGGTTCAACCTCCGGCCCGACGCGCTCCAGGTGCTCGATCAGGCCGTGACGGCGATGCAGGCCAATCCGACGCTGCGTCTCGACATCGAGGGGCACACGTGCAGTATCGGCACGGCCGAGTACAACCTCGCGCTGGGCGACCGGCGCGCGAGAGCCGTCCGCGACTACCTACTCAGCCGAGGCATCCCCACCGCCCGACTGCGGACGGTCAGCTACGGCGAGGAACGGCCCAAGTACGACAACTCGCGCGAGATCACGCGGCGCCTGAACCGCCGCGCCGCGCTCGTCGTGACGCTGCAGTAA
- a CDS encoding proline--tRNA ligase gives MAEQKKDAFVTEITPRSEDFSRWYLDVVRRAELADYSPVKGCMVIRPYGYAIWEHIQRILDARFKATGHVNAYFPLFIPEGLLLKEQAHVEGFAPQVAWVTKGGDEDLEEKLVVRPTSEVIIGTMYSKWIKSWRDLPVLINQWANVVRWEKVTRPFLRTTEFLWQEGHTAHETAEEAEAETLKILELYQDFVENSLAVPVIAGIKSDSEKFAGASRTYSIEALMGDGRALQAGTSHNLGQNFAKAFEIQFQGRDKALQHAWTTSWGVSTRLIGALIMTHGDDSGLILPPDVAPYQVVIVPIPRGNWKETVLPKAEALCDELTRHGIRVKLDASEENSPGWKFAEWELRGVPLRLEIGPKDIEKAQVFSARRDTRAKEALPLADLPARVEAMLGDIQRALFVRARQFRDEHTVEVGGWDAFQAAMEGRPGFVVAPWCGDAVCEAAIKAETQATLRNIPIPVERVEARCVRCGNQASVKAWFAKAY, from the coding sequence TTGGCCGAGCAGAAGAAAGACGCGTTCGTTACGGAGATCACGCCCCGATCGGAGGACTTCTCCCGCTGGTATCTCGACGTGGTTCGGCGGGCCGAGCTGGCCGACTACTCGCCGGTCAAGGGCTGCATGGTGATCCGTCCCTATGGTTACGCCATCTGGGAGCACATCCAGCGGATTCTCGACGCGCGGTTCAAGGCGACCGGCCACGTCAACGCGTACTTCCCGCTGTTCATCCCCGAAGGTCTGCTCCTGAAGGAGCAGGCGCACGTCGAGGGATTCGCGCCGCAGGTCGCGTGGGTCACGAAGGGGGGCGACGAGGATCTCGAGGAGAAGCTCGTCGTGCGGCCGACCTCCGAAGTCATCATCGGCACGATGTACTCCAAGTGGATCAAGTCGTGGCGCGACCTGCCGGTGCTCATCAACCAGTGGGCGAACGTCGTCCGGTGGGAGAAAGTGACCCGGCCCTTCCTGCGGACGACCGAGTTCCTGTGGCAGGAAGGGCACACCGCGCACGAGACCGCCGAGGAGGCCGAAGCCGAGACGCTGAAGATCCTCGAGCTCTATCAGGACTTCGTCGAGAACTCGCTGGCCGTGCCGGTCATCGCCGGCATCAAGAGCGACAGCGAGAAGTTCGCGGGCGCATCCCGCACCTATTCGATCGAGGCGCTGATGGGCGACGGGCGCGCCCTCCAGGCCGGCACCTCGCACAACCTGGGGCAGAACTTCGCGAAGGCGTTCGAGATCCAGTTCCAGGGCCGCGACAAAGCCCTGCAGCACGCCTGGACGACGTCGTGGGGCGTGTCGACGCGGTTGATCGGCGCGCTGATCATGACGCACGGCGACGACAGCGGGCTGATCCTGCCTCCCGACGTGGCGCCCTATCAGGTCGTGATCGTGCCGATTCCTCGCGGCAACTGGAAGGAGACCGTGCTGCCGAAGGCCGAGGCGCTCTGCGACGAGCTGACGCGACACGGGATTCGGGTGAAGCTCGACGCGTCCGAAGAGAACTCGCCCGGGTGGAAGTTCGCCGAGTGGGAGCTGCGCGGCGTCCCCCTGCGCCTCGAGATCGGTCCCAAGGACATCGAGAAGGCGCAGGTATTCTCGGCGCGGCGTGACACGCGGGCCAAGGAGGCGCTGCCGCTCGCGGATCTGCCGGCCCGCGTCGAGGCGATGCTGGGCGACATCCAGCGCGCGCTGTTCGTGCGCGCGCGGCAGTTCCGAGACGAGCACACCGTCGAGGTTGGTGGCTGGGACGCCTTCCAGGCCGCGATGGAAGGGCGGCCTGGATTCGTGGTCGCGCCGTGGTGCGGAGACGCGGTTTGCGAGGCGGCCATCAAGGCCGAGACCCAGGCCACGCTCCGCAACATCCCGATTCCCGTGGAGCGCGTCGAGGCGCGCTGCGTGCGGTGCGGGAACCAGGCCTCCGTGAAGGCCTGGTTCGCCAAAGCGTATTGA
- the aroB gene encoding 3-dehydroquinate synthase, translated as MDPIRLNVRSERTTYPVVIGSGILERLGDLLAEQGLDRQRIVVSASPVWRSQGHRLDRLMQKKERPLLLPDGERAKVLSTVTRIYDACVRANLDRSAALVAFGGGVVGDVTGFAAATYLRGIALVQVPTTLLAQVDSAIGGKVGVNLAAGKNLVGAFHSPAIVVCDPNVLGTLARREFRSGLYEVVKYGVIASRALFERVRDGLNAIFNQDAAYLTPIIAECCRIKAGVVTADEREQGPRRALNFGHTVGHALEAVTSYRRFRHGEAIGYGMLAAARLSAARGLMSREDSQQLGELLRHMGPLPPVADLKISDALDVIGHDKKVVSGTLHFVLAHGIGATEIVRDVHSRELVDAMRAIGMK; from the coding sequence ATGGATCCCATCCGCCTGAACGTCAGGAGCGAACGCACCACGTATCCGGTGGTCATCGGATCCGGAATCCTCGAACGCCTGGGCGATCTGCTGGCCGAGCAAGGACTCGATCGTCAACGCATCGTGGTCAGCGCCTCGCCGGTCTGGCGATCCCAGGGCCATCGGCTCGATCGGCTGATGCAGAAGAAGGAACGCCCGCTGCTGCTTCCCGACGGGGAGCGCGCGAAGGTGCTGTCGACGGTGACGCGCATCTACGACGCCTGCGTGCGGGCGAACCTCGACCGCTCTGCGGCGCTCGTCGCCTTCGGCGGTGGCGTCGTCGGCGACGTGACGGGCTTCGCGGCCGCGACCTACCTCAGGGGCATCGCGCTCGTGCAGGTGCCGACGACGCTGCTGGCGCAGGTGGACAGCGCGATCGGCGGCAAAGTGGGCGTGAACCTCGCGGCCGGCAAGAACCTCGTCGGAGCGTTCCATTCACCAGCAATCGTCGTCTGCGACCCGAACGTGCTGGGGACGCTCGCGCGGCGCGAGTTCAGGTCGGGCCTCTACGAGGTCGTGAAGTACGGCGTCATCGCCTCACGCGCGCTCTTCGAGCGCGTCCGCGACGGGCTCAACGCGATCTTCAACCAGGATGCGGCGTATCTCACGCCGATCATCGCCGAGTGCTGCCGGATCAAGGCCGGAGTGGTCACGGCCGACGAGCGGGAGCAGGGACCGCGGCGCGCGCTGAACTTCGGGCACACCGTTGGACACGCTCTCGAAGCGGTCACGAGCTATCGCCGATTCCGGCATGGCGAAGCGATCGGCTACGGCATGCTCGCCGCCGCCAGGCTATCGGCCGCGCGTGGGCTCATGTCGCGGGAGGACTCGCAGCAGCTCGGCGAACTGCTGCGGCACATGGGGCCGCTTCCCCCCGTGGCGGACCTGAAGATCTCGGACGCGCTCGACGTCATCGGCCACGACAAGAAGGTCGTGAGCGGCACGCTGCACTTCGTGCTCGCCCACGGCATCGGCGCGACGGAAATCGTACGCGACGTGCACTCGCGCGAGCTCGTGGACGCCATGCGCGCGATCGGCATGAAATAG
- a CDS encoding prepilin-type N-terminal cleavage/methylation domain-containing protein yields MRNAASRPPDGFTLIEVLIALNLVTIALSVVGALLGLSIRASEEARARTIAALLARQKLESLRSSPAPLALAPGALDSNVAGFFDVVDSSGQPFASGSNVPFAGLYVRRWTGDLVAVTGVPLETVTVLVMPAVSADGQVSRRGSSVQLSTVRLPR; encoded by the coding sequence ATGCGCAACGCCGCTAGCCGGCCACCGGATGGCTTCACGCTGATCGAAGTCCTGATCGCGCTCAACCTGGTCACGATCGCGCTCTCCGTCGTGGGCGCGCTGCTGGGGCTGTCGATCCGTGCGAGCGAGGAGGCGCGCGCCAGGACGATCGCGGCACTGCTCGCCCGTCAGAAGCTCGAGAGCCTGCGGTCGAGCCCGGCACCGCTCGCGCTCGCGCCGGGCGCACTCGACAGCAACGTCGCAGGCTTCTTCGACGTCGTGGATTCCAGCGGGCAGCCCTTCGCCAGCGGATCGAACGTGCCATTTGCCGGCCTCTACGTCCGCCGGTGGACCGGCGATCTCGTCGCGGTGACGGGCGTGCCGCTCGAGACGGTCACGGTTCTCGTGATGCCAGCCGTCTCGGCCGATGGACAGGTTTCGCGGCGAGGCTCCTCCGTGCAGCTATCGACCGTTCGACTGCCGAGATGA
- a CDS encoding prepilin peptidase, producing MSAIALILLGLFGLVIGSFLNVCIGRLPLGESIVWPGSRCPSCRTAIRWHDNVPVASYLVLGGRCRACRAPIGLRYPLVELATAGAFVLQGIFTGGDWPLLAARLVFTVLLIVLFGTDLETQRLPNVVTLPGIVIGVSFSFLLPPGVADSLYGAALGAGVLLLIRWAWRRATGVDGMGLGDVKMLAMIGAFLGWRQVIVVLFLSSLSGAFVGLGVAALQRKSLDYRLPFGTFLAFSAFVASLVGEALIDWYAQFL from the coding sequence ATGAGCGCCATCGCGCTCATCCTGCTGGGGCTGTTCGGCCTGGTGATCGGCAGCTTCCTGAACGTGTGCATCGGCCGGCTGCCGCTCGGCGAGTCGATCGTCTGGCCGGGGTCGCGCTGCCCGTCGTGCCGAACGGCGATCCGCTGGCACGACAACGTGCCGGTTGCCAGCTACCTCGTGCTCGGCGGCCGGTGCCGCGCGTGTCGCGCGCCCATCGGGCTGCGATATCCGCTGGTCGAGCTGGCCACGGCCGGCGCCTTCGTGCTCCAAGGGATCTTCACGGGCGGTGACTGGCCCCTGCTCGCCGCGCGGCTGGTCTTCACCGTGCTGCTGATCGTCCTCTTCGGCACCGACCTCGAGACGCAGCGCCTTCCGAACGTCGTCACGCTGCCTGGGATCGTCATCGGCGTGAGCTTCAGCTTCCTGTTGCCGCCGGGCGTTGCCGACAGCTTGTACGGAGCGGCGTTGGGCGCCGGCGTCCTGCTGCTGATTCGATGGGCCTGGCGCCGGGCCACCGGCGTGGACGGCATGGGGCTCGGCGACGTCAAGATGCTCGCCATGATCGGTGCCTTTCTCGGCTGGCGTCAGGTGATCGTCGTGTTGTTCCTGTCGAGCCTGAGCGGTGCGTTCGTCGGGCTCGGCGTGGCTGCGCTCCAGCGGAAGTCGCTCGACTATCGCCTGCCGTTCGGCACGTTCCTCGCCTTCTCGGCGTTCGTGGCGTCGCTCGTGGGCGAAGCGCTCATCGATTGGTACGCCCAGTTCCTGTGA
- a CDS encoding ABC transporter permease, with amino-acid sequence MTLRRIGLVAWHVFKESVRDRVLYGIGAFALLLVIASIAIAQLSAGEDVKIIKDLGLSTLELAGALMSVFIGVGLVAREIDRRSIFSLLAKPLPRWEFVTGKYIGLVATIAVNLAAMTAALYLVLGYLDWQALPVERRAWDAPAMDPWLLLAVGMILLELALLTAVALFFSSFSSNALLSVAFTVGVFVTGLYSADLRGFGDVVDVSPAVAWLVGLVGWAVPAFSAFDVKASVVHGLVLPNGFVAFTVAYAILYAAGLVGAAVAVFGRREFV; translated from the coding sequence GTGACGCTGCGACGGATCGGCCTCGTCGCCTGGCACGTCTTCAAGGAGAGCGTGCGCGACCGCGTGCTCTACGGCATCGGCGCGTTTGCGCTGCTGCTGGTGATCGCGTCGATCGCGATTGCGCAGTTGTCGGCCGGCGAGGACGTCAAGATCATCAAGGACCTCGGGCTCTCGACGCTTGAGCTGGCCGGCGCGCTGATGAGCGTGTTCATCGGCGTGGGGCTCGTGGCGCGCGAGATCGATCGGCGCAGCATCTTCAGCCTGCTCGCGAAGCCGCTCCCGCGCTGGGAGTTCGTCACGGGGAAGTACATCGGGCTGGTCGCCACGATTGCGGTGAACCTCGCGGCGATGACGGCCGCGCTGTATCTCGTCCTCGGCTATCTCGACTGGCAGGCCTTGCCGGTCGAGCGCCGGGCCTGGGACGCGCCGGCGATGGATCCGTGGCTCCTGCTGGCGGTCGGGATGATCCTCCTCGAGCTGGCGCTGCTCACGGCCGTGGCGCTGTTCTTCTCGTCGTTCTCGTCCAACGCCCTCCTGTCGGTGGCCTTCACGGTCGGCGTGTTCGTCACCGGGCTGTACAGCGCCGATCTTCGCGGGTTCGGCGACGTCGTGGACGTCTCGCCCGCCGTCGCCTGGCTCGTGGGGCTCGTCGGCTGGGCCGTGCCGGCGTTCTCCGCGTTCGACGTGAAGGCATCGGTCGTTCACGGCCTGGTGCTGCCGAACGGCTTCGTGGCGTTCACCGTCGCCTACGCCATCCTCTATGCCGCGGGGCTGGTCGGTGCAGCCGTCGCGGTCTTCGGGCGGCGGGAGTTCGTATGA
- a CDS encoding ABC transporter ATP-binding protein, with amino-acid sequence MTTVVRVERLSKDFLAGFWRPRPKRVLDDISFDIPQGVVFGLLGPNGAGKSTTLKLLLNLLRPTSGRIELLGRPAGDVEARQRLGFLPENPTFYDHLTAEELVTYFAGLFGFAGADRRRRVGEALARVGLDAERHKPLRQYSKGMLQRVGLAQAIVNDPALVVLDEPMSGLDPLGRRDVREMILEWRDQGRTVLFSSHILSDAELLCSRVGILSKGHLVASGALSDLTGHGTGGAEIVMGGLEPHVIERIRPRVRRVTRIDHGRYSLEIDATARPETIIAELAASGASLVSVTPMRTTLEDVFLKALGEAPAA; translated from the coding sequence ATGACAACCGTGGTCCGGGTCGAACGACTGAGCAAAGACTTCCTCGCCGGCTTCTGGCGGCCGCGTCCGAAGCGCGTGCTGGACGACATCTCGTTCGACATCCCGCAGGGCGTCGTCTTCGGCCTGCTCGGGCCCAACGGCGCGGGCAAGAGCACCACGCTCAAGCTGCTGCTGAACCTGCTGCGCCCGACGTCGGGACGGATCGAGCTGCTCGGCCGGCCGGCTGGCGACGTCGAAGCGCGCCAACGGCTGGGGTTCCTGCCCGAGAACCCGACCTTCTACGATCATCTGACGGCGGAGGAGCTCGTCACCTACTTCGCCGGACTCTTCGGCTTCGCGGGCGCCGATCGACGCCGGCGCGTCGGCGAAGCGCTCGCGCGCGTGGGACTGGACGCCGAGCGCCACAAGCCGCTGCGGCAGTACTCGAAAGGGATGCTGCAGCGGGTCGGGCTCGCGCAGGCCATCGTGAACGACCCGGCGCTCGTCGTCCTCGACGAGCCGATGTCGGGGCTGGACCCGCTCGGCCGGCGCGACGTCCGCGAGATGATCCTGGAATGGCGGGATCAGGGCCGCACGGTGCTGTTCAGCTCGCACATCCTCAGCGATGCCGAGCTGTTGTGCAGCCGCGTCGGCATCCTGTCGAAAGGGCACCTGGTCGCGTCCGGCGCCCTCAGTGATCTCACCGGCCACGGCACCGGCGGCGCCGAGATCGTCATGGGCGGGCTCGAACCGCACGTGATCGAACGCATCCGGCCGCGGGTGCGCCGCGTGACACGGATCGACCACGGCCGGTACAGCCTCGAGATCGACGCGACCGCGCGTCCGGAGACGATCATCGCGGAGCTCGCGGCCAGCGGCGCGTCGCTCGTGTCGGTGACGCCGATGCGCACGACGCTCGAGGACGTGTTCCTGAAGGCGCTGGGCGAGGCGCCGGCGGCGTGA